The Epinephelus lanceolatus isolate andai-2023 chromosome 21, ASM4190304v1, whole genome shotgun sequence genome has a segment encoding these proteins:
- the foxj1b gene encoding forkhead box protein J1-B gives MPVLTSPDIANKFKEKWLAVYPDDQVTGSDSVPLDDSLTSLHWLQNFSILNADPERPNGAGPGCPSSQQHLFLKRLGFPRGGTDSPSSPPAGDTAATGMPLYLGSPVTSGSDSTAVPRFANCAHPGNGYLQLPIQASPPVEVDYKTNPKVKPPYSYASLICMAMQASKQPKVTLSTIYNWITENFCYYRHAEPSWQNSIRHNLSLNKCFKKVPRQKDEPGKGGFWQIDPQYADMFVNGIFKRRRMSASSYNSSSSSGGNHRQSKLVQGYHSTQNGCPYQGSKRKHLPSKNKAMRATESPLLATEAHKADILRGDFDLASVFDDVLSGNCSTFEDLDINTALSSLGCEMEVSLQGRQHSAGLGRWCGGGDAMGPSQHLNHHQSYGYMELSGAAMDCTVNMGELHVPLQQQQHPQQQLDQDQLLQSHHHLPQFDEHSALFSEQPDEAVLQPWEEIKEEAQAIPLTLDQGFSLCEGFFTEMQPWERVEAYL, from the exons ATGCCGGTTCTAACGAGCCCCGACATTGCCAACAAGTTTAAGGAGAAGTGGCTGGCGGTGTACCCGGACGATCAGGTCACCGGGTCCGACTCGGTCCCCCTGGACGACAGCCTCACCAGCCTTCACTGGCTCCAGAATTTCTCCATCCTCAACGCGGATCCGGAGCGACCAAACGGAGCCGGACCGGGCTGCCCGTCCTCCCAGCAGCACCTGTTTCTCAAACGTCTCGGCTTCCCTAGAGGAGGCACCGACTCTCCGTCCAGCCCGCCGGCCGGTGACACCGCCGCCACTGGGATGCCTTTGTACCTTGGGAGCCCCGTCACCTCCGGCAGCGACTCCACCGCTGTGCCGCGGTTCGCCAACTGCGCGCATCCGGGGAACGGCTACCTGCAGCTCCCCATCCAGGCCAGTCCGCCCGTGGAGGTCGACTACAAAACCAACCCTAAAGTCAAACCGCCCTATTCCTACGCGTCTCTCATCTGCATGGCCATGCAGGCCAGCAAGCAGCCCAAAGTGACTCTGTCCACCATCTATAACTGGATAACGGAGAATTTCTGCTACTACAGACACGCGGAGCCCAGCTGGCAG AACTCCATTCGTCACAACCTGTCCCTCAACAAGTGTTTCAAAAAGGTCCCCAGACAGAAGGACGAGCCGGGGAAGGGAGGCTTCTGGCAGATTGATCCGCAGTATGCAGATATGTTCGTCAATGGCATTTTCAAACGCAGGAGGATGTCTGCTAGCAgctacaacagcagcagcagcagcggtggcAACCACAGACAGAGCAAACTAGTTCAGGGTTACCACAGCACCCAAAATGGCTGCCCCTACCAAGGCAGCAAGCGGAAGCACCTGCCCTCTAAGAACAAGGCGATGAGGGCGACTGAGTCCCCTCTTTTAGCGACAGAGGCCCACAAAGCCGACATCCTCAGGGGGGACTTTGACCTGGCGTCCGTGTTCGACGATGTCCTCAGCGGGAACTGTAGCACCTTTGAGGATTTGGACATCAACACGGCGCTGAGCTCCCTTGGCTGCGAGATGGAGGTGTCCCTGCAGGGGAGGCAGCACTCGGCGGGGCTGGGGAGGTGGTGCGGCGGAGGGGACGCAATGGGTCCGAGCCAGCACCTTAACCACCACCAGTCCTACGGTTACATGGAGCTGAGCGGAGCAGCCATGGATTGCACGGTCAACATGGGAGAGCTCCACGTgccgctgcagcagcagcagcatcctcagcagcagctggaCCAGGATCAGCTGCTCCAAAGCCACCACCACCTGCCGCAGTTTGACGAGCACTCGGCGCTGTTTTCGGAGCAGCCTGACGAAGCGGTGCTGCAGCCTTGGGAGGAAATCAAAGAAGAGGCGCAGGCCATTCCTCTGACTCTGGATCAGGGCTTCAGCCTGTGCGAAGGATTCTTCACAGAGATGCAGCCATGGGAACGAGTGGAGGCCTATCTGTGA